A window of Reinekea marina contains these coding sequences:
- a CDS encoding DUF418 domain-containing protein produces the protein MTIASPTFNSKRIHSLDSIRGFALLGILIMNIQAFAMPEAAYLNPTAYGDFTGVNKVVWLVSHVFFDSKFMSLFSMLFGAGILLFCNNLVERGKKPLGIHYRRMFWLLLFGFIHAHLIWSGDVLFTYAMCGFILYSFYQRSIKTLWFVGISLLAIGWGLLEMTQFSLAYLSEEELTELNNDWSPTLEATHSKLAAMTGLWQEQFSLRTENAWLMQTVGFAYFGLWRVGGLMLIGMALFKQGLFTGAYSTKDHSSKILFYFLIGFGFTLYGLNFNIDNEWSLFHSQFRGYQFNYIGSVFVALGYAHCLALVIQQQWLSTAMIHLAYVGRMAFTNYIFQSVICTSIFYGFGLGLFGSVERWQQVVIVLIIWSVQIIGSKLWLTHFRFGPLEWVWRGLTYWRRPL, from the coding sequence GTGACCATCGCCTCTCCAACCTTTAATTCAAAGCGGATACACAGCCTAGACAGCATCCGCGGCTTTGCCCTATTGGGCATTTTAATCATGAATATACAAGCATTTGCAATGCCCGAAGCGGCCTATTTAAACCCAACGGCCTATGGTGACTTTACGGGTGTCAATAAAGTGGTTTGGTTGGTATCGCATGTATTTTTCGATTCAAAATTCATGTCGCTGTTTTCAATGCTTTTTGGGGCTGGCATTTTATTATTTTGCAATAACTTGGTTGAACGTGGCAAAAAACCCTTAGGCATTCACTACCGTCGAATGTTTTGGCTGTTACTATTTGGATTTATACACGCGCACCTAATTTGGTCGGGCGATGTATTATTTACCTATGCGATGTGCGGATTCATTCTCTACTCATTTTACCAACGCTCCATTAAAACGCTTTGGTTCGTTGGTATTAGCTTATTAGCAATAGGATGGGGGCTTTTAGAAATGACTCAATTCAGCCTTGCTTATTTGAGTGAAGAAGAACTTACCGAGCTGAATAACGATTGGTCGCCGACATTAGAAGCCACCCACAGCAAACTGGCGGCAATGACAGGCCTTTGGCAAGAGCAATTTTCACTAAGAACCGAAAACGCTTGGCTAATGCAAACCGTTGGATTCGCTTACTTTGGGTTATGGCGAGTAGGAGGTTTAATGTTGATTGGCATGGCTTTATTTAAACAAGGGTTATTCACAGGAGCTTACTCAACGAAAGATCATTCAAGTAAAATTCTGTTCTATTTTTTAATTGGTTTCGGTTTTACACTCTATGGCTTGAATTTTAATATCGACAACGAATGGAGCTTGTTTCATTCTCAGTTTCGAGGCTACCAGTTTAACTACATTGGCAGTGTGTTCGTAGCACTTGGCTATGCTCATTGCCTGGCCCTAGTGATACAACAACAATGGCTATCAACAGCCATGATTCACCTAGCCTATGTCGGCCGAATGGCTTTTACCAATTACATTTTCCAATCAGTCATTTGCACATCAATATTTTATGGCTTCGGTTTAGGGTTGTTCGGTTCGGTAGAGCGATGGCAGCAGGTAGTTATTGTTTTAATAATATGGAGCGTACAAATTATCGGTTCCAAGTTATGGTTAACCCACTTTAGATTTGGACCGCTGGAGTGGGTTTGGCGAGGGCTAACCTATTGGCGCCGGCCTTTGTAG
- a CDS encoding FMN-binding negative transcriptional regulator → MYTPNRLKINELSDKHNFIEEFGFGLIVSGSLTGTHLPFVLHRNEGDQGVLYAHCAKANPHWKELDNAEVLIVFTGPHSYISPSWYAKAPGVPTWNYAAVHAYGVVALLNRDDTLSAVEEVVHKYEPALLENRNIVTNEYRDKLLAAIVGFKIELTSIEGKIKLGQQRSKEDQQGVYKALSGSSDLEQKALANYMQRLGVGLGL, encoded by the coding sequence ATGTACACACCAAACCGATTGAAAATAAATGAGCTTTCTGACAAACACAACTTTATAGAAGAGTTTGGATTCGGGCTTATCGTCTCTGGCTCGTTAACGGGCACTCATCTTCCTTTCGTTCTGCATCGCAATGAAGGTGACCAAGGCGTGTTATACGCGCATTGCGCTAAAGCGAATCCTCATTGGAAAGAACTAGACAATGCCGAGGTATTGATCGTATTTACTGGGCCTCACAGTTACATATCGCCCAGTTGGTATGCAAAAGCTCCTGGCGTACCAACGTGGAATTATGCGGCTGTACATGCTTATGGTGTTGTTGCTTTGCTTAATCGCGACGATACCCTCAGTGCGGTAGAAGAGGTTGTACACAAATACGAACCGGCTTTGTTGGAAAACAGAAACATAGTCACCAATGAATACCGCGATAAACTGTTAGCGGCCATTGTTGGCTTTAAAATAGAATTGACGAGCATTGAGGGTAAAATAAAACTCGGGCAGCAGCGTTCAAAAGAAGATCAGCAAGGGGTTTATAAGGCGTTGTCAGGATCAAGTGATCTAGAGCAAAAAGCCCTAGCAAATTATATGCAACGATTAGGCGTTGGCTTAGGGCTCTAA
- a CDS encoding XdhC family protein translates to MNNYQDFIYALNQARSAEEPILEVCITDTDGSSYRKSGARMLIDAHGMMTGLVTGGCLEGELSAIAPGLLSHQKHQVLEYDMRTIDPNQCVFGPGCNGRVRVRINCLSPQNGYGALAHIAEQFPNKATLLSAIDESGDYAIKQGASFFATDNMPTNAQDIIAQATETPELVTINGKEFLLEIVTPAKRLTLLGASSDARLLANMAQPLGFYVQLLDDREAYIKEGQAMGLKVSSFANAAFDVGESDAIVVMSHDYDKDIDAIKLIQTANAPYIGMLGPADRRDRVLKSANLSVEFFGGRLYGPAGLDIGADSSDQIVVSILAEMLAVLNNRSADSLRNKTQSIHA, encoded by the coding sequence ATGAATAATTATCAAGACTTCATTTACGCGTTAAACCAAGCACGTTCGGCAGAGGAACCAATTCTAGAAGTCTGTATTACAGACACCGATGGTTCAAGCTACCGTAAATCGGGAGCGCGGATGCTGATAGACGCTCACGGAATGATGACAGGGTTAGTAACAGGCGGTTGTTTAGAAGGAGAGCTCAGCGCAATTGCGCCCGGATTATTATCTCACCAAAAACACCAAGTACTAGAATACGATATGCGTACCATTGATCCAAACCAATGTGTTTTTGGACCCGGTTGTAATGGACGTGTGCGGGTGCGCATTAATTGCTTAAGCCCCCAAAATGGTTACGGAGCTTTGGCTCATATTGCAGAGCAGTTCCCAAATAAAGCAACTTTGTTAAGCGCGATTGATGAAAGCGGCGACTATGCCATAAAACAGGGTGCTTCGTTTTTTGCAACCGACAACATGCCCACTAATGCACAAGATATTATTGCCCAAGCCACAGAAACTCCTGAACTGGTGACAATAAACGGCAAAGAATTCTTGCTTGAAATCGTGACTCCTGCAAAACGACTTACTTTACTGGGAGCTTCATCCGATGCCCGACTACTGGCCAACATGGCTCAACCACTTGGCTTTTATGTTCAGCTTTTGGATGATCGAGAAGCTTATATTAAAGAAGGTCAGGCCATGGGTTTAAAGGTATCATCCTTTGCCAACGCAGCTTTTGATGTAGGTGAAAGCGATGCCATTGTGGTCATGAGCCATGATTATGACAAAGACATCGATGCCATTAAATTAATTCAAACAGCTAATGCCCCTTACATTGGTATGTTAGGGCCTGCCGATCGACGAGATCGGGTGCTGAAAAGCGCAAATCTATCTGTTGAATTCTTCGGCGGTCGCTTGTATGGGCCAGCGGGTTTAGATATTGGAGCCGATTCTTCTGATCAAATTGTCGTTTCAATTTTGGCAGAAATGCTTGCGGTATTGAATAATCGAAGTGCAGATTCCTTACGCAATAAAACCCAGAGTATTCATGCATAA
- a CDS encoding nucleotidyltransferase family protein: MQIPYAIKPRVFMHKFAICILAAGGSKRLGTPKQQLCVRGESLLARQATMASATGHPVYVVLNDTPEATALSTQLSASVIANTHWQQGMASSIHRIVEQVSAQAWLFMTVDQYRLTVAHLNTMIDLWLQSGSSKTVVASSYQDVVGVPALITKHYRAKLLSLTGEQGAGRFIRALKKQQPNDCLQVQNEALAFDVDVVEDLSAFTDYFQ, from the coding sequence GTGCAGATTCCTTACGCAATAAAACCCAGAGTATTCATGCATAAGTTTGCCATTTGTATTCTCGCAGCGGGCGGCTCAAAACGCTTGGGTACACCTAAGCAGCAACTGTGCGTGCGGGGTGAATCATTACTTGCAAGGCAGGCAACAATGGCGAGTGCCACCGGGCACCCTGTTTATGTTGTGTTAAATGATACACCAGAGGCCACAGCCTTAAGCACTCAATTATCGGCCTCTGTCATTGCAAATACGCATTGGCAGCAGGGAATGGCGAGCTCTATACATCGTATCGTTGAACAGGTATCCGCTCAAGCTTGGTTGTTTATGACAGTGGATCAATATCGGTTAACCGTAGCGCATTTGAATACCATGATCGATCTTTGGCTACAAAGCGGCTCTAGTAAAACGGTTGTAGCTTCAAGTTACCAAGACGTGGTGGGTGTACCGGCTCTTATAACCAAGCACTATCGAGCAAAGCTGCTATCTTTAACGGGTGAGCAAGGTGCGGGCCGATTCATTAGGGCTCTTAAAAAACAACAACCTAACGATTGCCTTCAAGTTCAAAACGAGGCCTTAGCCTTTGATGTCGATGTCGTCGAAGACTTATCCGCTTTCACAGATTATTTCCAATAA
- a CDS encoding (2Fe-2S)-binding protein: MSMSSKTYPLSQIISNNLPTGEYAMFKLTVNKKAYQADVDADTPLLWVVRDSLGLTGTKFGCGLAQCGACTMLINGEPTRTCVFPVAALPEGAEVTTIEGVTQTQPNESVDNGVQQWHPVQQAWIDEQVPQCGYCQSGQILTAVALLDKNPNPSEEDIENAMVNICRCGTYPRIRKAVHRAADLMQGGES; encoded by the coding sequence ATGTCGATGTCGTCGAAGACTTATCCGCTTTCACAGATTATTTCCAATAACTTGCCAACAGGAGAGTACGCGATGTTTAAACTCACCGTGAATAAAAAAGCCTACCAAGCCGATGTCGATGCAGACACCCCTTTGCTGTGGGTCGTGCGTGATTCTTTAGGGCTTACCGGCACTAAATTTGGGTGTGGGTTAGCGCAATGCGGAGCCTGTACCATGTTAATAAATGGTGAACCAACTCGTACATGCGTATTCCCTGTGGCGGCTTTACCTGAAGGCGCAGAAGTGACCACGATTGAAGGAGTGACACAAACTCAGCCAAACGAATCAGTCGATAATGGCGTCCAACAGTGGCACCCAGTTCAGCAAGCTTGGATCGACGAACAGGTACCCCAATGCGGCTATTGCCAGTCTGGTCAAATACTTACCGCCGTTGCCCTGCTAGATAAAAACCCTAACCCAAGTGAAGAAGATATCGAAAACGCCATGGTAAACATTTGCCGTTGTGGTACTTACCCGCGAATCCGCAAAGCGGTACATCGCGCGGCGGATTTAATGCAAGGAGGTGAGTCATGA
- a CDS encoding xanthine dehydrogenase family protein molybdopterin-binding subunit: MSELNLNRRQFIQTSVAVAGAGLIVGCSSKNEVIMLHSDDAPNTQLNAWVHIAVTGTVTITVPSVEMGQGVKTSMAMIVADEMDADWSTVNVVIAPWNAQFNNPAMRNQITGGSTSISSFWLPMRQVGAVARQAMLAAAAKVWGVNTNQLITKNGQVFQGAQTLNYSELAEVAATLMIDVEDAQLKQPSDFNLIGKAVPRVDGLEKVTGQAEFGIDVNLPDMLVATVAQAPVFGGKLVSVNKDAAMKVKGVRDIVEVPNGIAVLADSYWQAKKGLAALAPKFDEGDEPLMSNADITKRLNEELDDIKVKVPKQAKQIVELAYEVPYLAHATMEPMTCTAYVQADRCDIWAPTQSQSQTGAIAEDITGLKQDEIFVHTTYLGGGFGRRGEADFVEQAVLASKAVGRPVKVIWSREEDTQHDYYRPATVARFQIGLDENNRIMHWGAQTASTSILKRLIKGGMPSFLKWIPVTKIIGDPVAEEGMKHVAYVEEPDYENKLVPLPIPVGFWRSVGHSSNGFFVESAIDEVAVAVGADPYQFRRNHLKDAREIAVMEKIKALSNWGKSDPGRVQGISLHKSFGTYIAEVVELSVSPEKEVTLHKITAVLDCGVVVNPDTVKAQIEGGIIFGLTAVAEGDITIEKGRVKQSNFHDYKMLKLDQIPEIVVEIILSAEAPSGIGEPGTPPIAAAMTNALFQATGERITSLPIAKHGYKIGRARG; this comes from the coding sequence ATGAGTGAGTTGAATCTCAACCGTCGTCAATTTATCCAAACGTCCGTTGCCGTTGCCGGTGCTGGTTTAATTGTGGGTTGCTCATCAAAAAATGAAGTCATTATGTTGCACTCTGATGATGCGCCAAACACTCAGCTTAATGCTTGGGTGCATATTGCTGTAACAGGAACGGTTACCATAACCGTGCCCAGTGTGGAAATGGGTCAGGGTGTAAAAACCAGCATGGCCATGATTGTTGCCGATGAAATGGATGCCGATTGGTCAACTGTCAACGTAGTCATTGCTCCTTGGAACGCTCAATTTAACAACCCTGCCATGCGCAACCAAATCACAGGTGGCAGCACCAGTATTTCGAGCTTTTGGTTACCTATGCGGCAAGTGGGCGCTGTGGCTCGGCAAGCCATGCTTGCTGCGGCTGCCAAAGTCTGGGGCGTGAATACCAACCAATTGATCACTAAGAATGGTCAGGTGTTTCAAGGTGCTCAAACACTAAACTACAGCGAGCTTGCAGAAGTCGCCGCAACGTTAATGATAGATGTTGAAGACGCACAACTTAAGCAACCGAGTGATTTTAATTTAATCGGCAAGGCTGTACCCAGAGTGGATGGCTTAGAAAAAGTAACCGGGCAAGCTGAGTTTGGCATTGATGTGAACCTGCCTGACATGCTGGTGGCCACGGTGGCGCAAGCGCCGGTATTTGGGGGGAAGTTAGTTTCAGTAAATAAAGATGCCGCAATGAAAGTGAAAGGCGTGCGAGATATAGTTGAGGTGCCCAATGGCATTGCCGTGTTGGCCGATTCCTATTGGCAAGCTAAAAAAGGCTTAGCGGCGTTAGCGCCTAAATTCGATGAAGGTGACGAGCCACTAATGTCCAATGCCGATATCACCAAAAGGCTGAATGAGGAGCTGGATGACATCAAGGTTAAGGTCCCCAAACAGGCCAAGCAAATTGTCGAGCTAGCCTATGAAGTACCTTATCTTGCGCACGCAACCATGGAGCCAATGACGTGCACCGCCTATGTGCAGGCTGATCGTTGTGATATTTGGGCTCCGACGCAAAGTCAAAGCCAAACCGGTGCCATAGCTGAAGACATTACCGGTTTAAAGCAAGACGAGATTTTTGTACACACCACCTATTTAGGTGGTGGTTTTGGTCGGCGCGGAGAAGCCGACTTTGTAGAGCAAGCAGTACTGGCTTCTAAAGCCGTTGGTAGGCCAGTAAAAGTTATTTGGTCGCGTGAGGAAGATACGCAGCACGATTATTATCGGCCAGCGACCGTTGCGCGGTTTCAAATTGGTTTGGACGAAAATAATCGGATCATGCATTGGGGTGCTCAAACAGCCTCTACGTCAATTTTAAAGCGCTTAATCAAAGGCGGCATGCCGAGCTTTTTAAAGTGGATTCCAGTTACTAAAATCATCGGCGATCCCGTCGCGGAAGAAGGCATGAAGCATGTGGCTTATGTCGAAGAACCTGATTATGAAAACAAGCTGGTCCCTTTGCCTATACCAGTAGGGTTTTGGCGCTCGGTAGGCCATTCGAGTAATGGCTTCTTTGTAGAAAGCGCAATCGATGAAGTGGCGGTAGCTGTAGGAGCCGATCCGTACCAGTTCCGACGTAACCATTTAAAGGATGCGCGAGAAATTGCGGTAATGGAGAAAATTAAAGCATTGTCTAACTGGGGTAAAAGTGACCCTGGCCGTGTGCAGGGTATATCACTTCATAAGTCTTTCGGTACTTACATCGCCGAAGTTGTGGAGCTGAGTGTGTCACCTGAAAAAGAAGTCACCCTGCATAAAATTACCGCGGTACTCGATTGTGGCGTCGTGGTTAATCCCGATACCGTGAAAGCTCAAATAGAAGGCGGCATAATATTTGGATTGACGGCCGTGGCCGAAGGTGACATTACCATCGAAAAGGGAAGGGTAAAGCAAAGTAATTTCCACGATTACAAAATGCTAAAGCTCGATCAAATACCGGAAATAGTTGTAGAGATTATACTTTCGGCAGAAGCCCCTTCTGGTATAGGTGAACCGGGTACGCCACCTATAGCGGCTGCAATGACTAATGCACTTTTTCAAGCAACGGGCGAGCGCATAACCTCACTGCCTATTGCTAAGCACGGTTATAAAATTGGTCGGGCTAGAGGTTAA
- a CDS encoding Lrp/AsnC family transcriptional regulator, with protein sequence MGYQPDRIDLRILEELQANCRLTMVELAKRVNLTKTPCSERVKHLEKAGIIRGYHAKLDLVAMESDHITFVQVLLTSTADADLALFNSQIAKIPEVFGCHMVAGNFDYLLKVHTKDIYHFRSVLGNKISNLPGVQQTHSFVVMENVKDTSDVPIAKSDA encoded by the coding sequence ATGGGCTATCAACCGGATCGTATTGATCTTCGAATCCTAGAAGAGCTACAGGCCAACTGTAGGCTAACAATGGTTGAATTGGCCAAACGGGTTAACCTGACCAAAACGCCGTGCAGCGAAAGGGTAAAACACTTAGAAAAAGCCGGGATTATTCGCGGTTATCACGCAAAGTTAGACCTTGTTGCAATGGAGTCAGACCACATTACCTTTGTACAGGTGCTTCTCACCAGTACGGCCGATGCCGATTTAGCCCTTTTTAATAGCCAAATCGCTAAAATTCCTGAGGTATTTGGCTGCCATATGGTGGCCGGAAACTTTGATTACTTGCTAAAAGTTCATACCAAAGACATTTACCACTTTAGAAGTGTTTTAGGGAATAAAATCTCAAACTTACCTGGGGTGCAGCAAACACACAGCTTTGTAGTCATGGAAAACGTCAAAGACACCAGTGACGTTCCCATTGCAAAATCAGACGCTTAA
- the putP gene encoding sodium/proline symporter PutP, which translates to MLMYIQFGIYLIMMLGIGYYSMSKTKDNAGFIIGGRSLGPATTAISAGASDMSGWLLLGLPGAVFAGGLSEGLWISLGLAIGAYTNWVVVAARLRTFSEQLGAVTLPTYLGNRFEDKTGVLKLVSAVVILIFFTLYVASGLKGGTLLFAHAFGASEQTALIVTTLVVVSYTFLGGYLAVCWTDLIQGILMFFALVFCALLGYFAIAGTNVDIAAINPKAFEWKTGSILTGISLMAWGFGYFGQPHILARFFGIEKVEDVPRARRIGMSWMVATLVLSTLIGLIGIGYAELNALPGVAGEGGNSERIFLALTTALFHPLISGLVLAAVLAAVMSTADSQLLVLSSALTEDVPLFKGASEEKKAWISRFGVVGFALLAFIIAANDTGSILGMVAYAWGGFGAAFGPLVILSVMWRDTTKAGAIAGIVVGALSIFIFKNYVSVEGHYLYELLPSFILAFIAIIVVSKATAKPSEALLNDLKL; encoded by the coding sequence ATGTTGATGTACATCCAATTTGGCATCTATCTAATTATGATGCTCGGGATCGGGTATTACTCGATGTCCAAAACGAAAGATAACGCAGGTTTCATCATTGGTGGTCGTTCTTTAGGTCCTGCAACGACGGCTATCAGTGCTGGGGCTTCCGATATGAGTGGCTGGTTGCTACTGGGTTTACCTGGTGCGGTGTTTGCTGGTGGATTAAGTGAAGGTTTATGGATATCTCTAGGCCTTGCAATTGGTGCTTATACTAACTGGGTCGTTGTCGCCGCGCGATTACGTACTTTTAGTGAGCAGCTTGGTGCCGTAACGTTGCCAACTTATTTAGGCAACCGATTCGAAGATAAGACAGGCGTATTAAAGCTAGTCTCAGCGGTGGTCATTTTAATCTTCTTCACACTTTATGTGGCTTCAGGCTTAAAAGGTGGCACCTTATTATTCGCTCACGCTTTTGGCGCTTCTGAACAAACCGCTCTTATCGTGACCACTCTGGTTGTGGTTTCTTATACCTTCTTAGGTGGGTACTTAGCGGTATGCTGGACCGACCTTATTCAAGGCATTCTAATGTTCTTCGCATTAGTCTTTTGTGCCTTACTTGGCTACTTTGCAATTGCCGGAACCAATGTTGATATTGCGGCGATTAATCCGAAAGCCTTTGAATGGAAAACAGGCTCTATTTTAACCGGTATCTCCTTAATGGCTTGGGGCTTTGGTTATTTCGGTCAGCCGCACATTTTGGCGCGTTTCTTTGGTATTGAAAAAGTTGAAGATGTGCCACGCGCGCGTCGCATCGGTATGTCTTGGATGGTCGCGACATTGGTGTTATCTACTTTAATTGGTTTAATCGGTATTGGCTACGCAGAGCTAAATGCGCTTCCTGGCGTTGCAGGTGAGGGCGGTAACAGTGAACGAATTTTCTTAGCGCTTACTACAGCATTATTCCACCCACTAATTAGCGGCTTGGTGTTGGCTGCCGTATTAGCGGCCGTTATGTCGACTGCCGATTCTCAACTACTCGTTTTGAGCTCTGCTTTAACGGAAGACGTTCCTCTATTCAAAGGTGCTTCTGAAGAGAAGAAAGCATGGATCAGTCGTTTTGGTGTTGTTGGGTTTGCATTGCTAGCATTCATCATCGCGGCAAATGACACCGGCTCTATCTTAGGCATGGTTGCTTACGCTTGGGGTGGCTTTGGTGCGGCCTTTGGTCCGTTAGTGATTTTGTCGGTAATGTGGAGAGACACCACTAAAGCAGGTGCAATCGCTGGTATTGTGGTGGGTGCACTTTCGATCTTTATTTTCAAAAATTACGTTTCAGTAGAAGGCCACTACTTATACGAGTTGTTGCCAAGCTTTATCCTTGCGTTTATCGCCATTATTGTTGTGAGTAAAGCAACGGCTAAACCAAGTGAAGCATTATTGAACGATTTAAAACTATAG